One window of the Shimwellia blattae DSM 4481 = NBRC 105725 genome contains the following:
- the lptB gene encoding LPS export ABC transporter ATP-binding protein, whose amino-acid sequence MATLIAKNLAKAYKGRHVVEDVSLTVNSGEIVGLLGPNGAGKTTTFYMVVGIVPRDAGNIIIDDEDISLLPLHARARRGIGYLPQEASIFRRLSVYDNLMAVLQIRDDLSAEQREDRANDLLAEFHIEHLRDSLGQSLSGGERRRVEIARALAANPKFILLDEPFAGVDPISVIDIKKIIEHLRDSGLGVLITDHNVRETLAVCERAYIVSQGHLIAHGTPAEILENDQVKRVYLGEDFRL is encoded by the coding sequence ATGGCAACATTAATTGCGAAGAACCTCGCGAAGGCCTACAAAGGCCGCCATGTGGTAGAAGATGTCAGCCTGACCGTAAACTCCGGTGAGATAGTCGGCCTGCTGGGCCCGAACGGGGCGGGGAAAACCACCACCTTCTACATGGTGGTGGGGATAGTCCCGCGCGATGCTGGCAATATTATTATTGATGACGAAGACATCAGCCTGTTGCCGCTGCACGCCCGCGCCCGCCGCGGTATCGGCTATTTGCCCCAGGAGGCGTCTATCTTCCGCCGCCTGAGCGTGTACGATAACCTGATGGCGGTATTACAGATCCGCGACGATCTGAGCGCCGAACAGCGTGAAGACCGGGCCAATGATCTGCTGGCGGAGTTTCACATTGAGCACCTGCGCGACAGCCTGGGCCAGTCACTGTCCGGCGGTGAACGCCGCCGGGTAGAAATAGCCCGGGCACTGGCGGCTAACCCGAAATTCATCCTGCTGGATGAACCCTTCGCCGGGGTTGACCCTATCTCGGTTATCGACATCAAAAAAATCATCGAGCACTTGCGTGACAGCGGTCTTGGGGTTTTGATAACAGACCATAACGTCCGTGAAACACTGGCGGTCTGTGAACGCGCCTATATCGTTAGCCAGGGCCACCTGATTGCCCACGGCACCCCGGCGGAGATCCTGGAAAACGATCAGGTGAAACGCGTGTACCTTGGGGAAGACTTCAGACTCTGA
- the lptA gene encoding lipopolysaccharide ABC transporter substrate-binding protein LptA — MKFKINKLSLNLVISGALLAASLPALAVTGDTDQPIHIESDQQSLDMQGNVVTFTGNVVVTQGTIKINADKVVVTRPEGQSGKEVIDGYGNPATFYQMQDNGKPVKGHAAKMHYELASDFVVLTGNAYLEQLDSNIKGDKITYLVKQQKMQAFSSKGKRVTTVLVPNQLQDKNGSKSSQHKSN, encoded by the coding sequence ATGAAATTCAAGATAAACAAACTCAGCCTTAATCTGGTCATTTCCGGGGCGCTTCTGGCGGCCAGTCTCCCCGCACTTGCGGTCACCGGGGACACGGATCAGCCGATTCATATCGAATCCGATCAGCAGTCACTGGACATGCAGGGCAACGTGGTGACCTTTACCGGCAATGTGGTGGTGACCCAGGGCACCATCAAAATCAATGCCGATAAAGTGGTGGTGACCCGTCCGGAAGGACAAAGCGGTAAAGAGGTCATCGACGGTTACGGTAACCCGGCCACCTTCTACCAGATGCAGGACAACGGCAAGCCGGTAAAAGGGCATGCGGCCAAAATGCATTATGAGCTGGCAAGCGACTTCGTGGTGCTGACCGGGAACGCCTATCTGGAACAGCTGGACAGCAACATCAAGGGCGACAAAATCACCTATCTGGTTAAGCAGCAGAAAATGCAGGCGTTCAGCTCAAAAGGCAAACGCGTAACCACCGTTCTGGTACCGAACCAGCTTCAGGATAAAAACGGCAGCAAGTCGTCACAACACAAGAGTAACTGA
- the lptC gene encoding LPS export ABC transporter periplasmic protein LptC: MSNTRRWVIILLTLLVLVLIGVNLADRDETGPVTTNTDEPTYKSGYSSTLVYSPEGALTYRLVSRTTGYYTAESVSWFTDPVVTSYDAQQVATWSIKADRAKLTNDRMLYLYGHVEVNALTPDSQLRKITTDNAQINLITQDVTSDDLVTLYGTTFNSSGLKMRGNLRSKTAQLIEKVRTSYEIQDKQTQP, from the coding sequence ATGAGTAACACCAGGCGCTGGGTTATCATCCTGCTCACTTTGCTGGTGCTGGTGCTGATTGGTGTCAACCTGGCTGACCGGGATGAAACCGGACCCGTAACAACAAATACGGATGAGCCGACATACAAAAGTGGCTATTCCAGTACCCTGGTTTACAGCCCGGAAGGCGCGCTGACATACCGCCTTGTCTCCCGCACGACCGGGTATTACACCGCGGAGTCTGTCTCCTGGTTCACGGATCCGGTGGTCACCAGTTACGATGCACAGCAAGTGGCAACCTGGTCAATTAAGGCAGATCGCGCCAAACTGACTAATGACCGGATGCTCTATCTGTATGGTCATGTTGAAGTCAACGCGCTTACGCCAGACTCTCAGCTACGAAAAATCACAACGGATAATGCTCAGATCAACCTGATAACGCAGGATGTTACCTCCGATGATCTGGTCACGTTGTACGGCACGACATTTAATTCCAGCGGCCTGAAAATGCGCGGAAACCTGCGCAGTAAAACTGCCCAGCTGATTGAAAAGGTTAGAACTTCATATGAAATTCAAGATAAACAAACTCAGCCTTAA
- the kdsC gene encoding 3-deoxy-manno-octulosonate-8-phosphatase KdsC, with product MSNPQATMNTCYGPVNTEIMAKAREIRLLILDVDGVMSDGLIYMGNNGEELKAFNVRDGYGIRCALTSGIEVAIITGRKAKLLEDRCQTLGITHLYQGQSDKLIAFADLQARLGISPEQTAYIGDDLIDWPVMQKIGLSVAVADAHPLLLPRADYVTHIPGGRGAVREVCDLLLLAQGKLDEAKGQSI from the coding sequence ATGAGTAACCCGCAAGCCACCATGAACACCTGCTACGGGCCGGTGAACACAGAGATCATGGCGAAAGCCCGGGAGATCCGTCTGTTGATCCTTGACGTTGACGGCGTCATGTCTGACGGGCTGATTTACATGGGGAATAATGGCGAAGAGCTGAAGGCATTTAACGTGCGCGATGGCTACGGCATCCGCTGTGCGCTGACATCCGGCATTGAGGTCGCCATTATTACCGGCAGAAAAGCAAAACTGCTCGAAGATCGCTGCCAGACACTAGGCATTACGCACCTGTACCAGGGCCAGTCCGACAAGCTGATCGCCTTTGCCGATTTGCAGGCCCGGCTGGGTATCAGCCCGGAGCAGACTGCCTATATTGGCGATGATCTTATAGACTGGCCGGTGATGCAGAAAATCGGCCTGAGCGTGGCCGTTGCGGATGCGCACCCCCTGCTGCTGCCCCGGGCGGATTATGTTACCCATATCCCCGGTGGCCGCGGCGCAGTGCGCGAAGTCTGTGATTTACTGTTACTGGCACAGGGCAAACTTGATGAAGCCAAAGGGCAATCCATATGA
- the kdsD gene encoding arabinose-5-phosphate isomerase KdsD, translating into MSHVELQPGFDFQQAGKDVLKIEREGLAQLDQYINDDFSRACETIFHCPGKVVVMGMGKSGHIGRKMAATFASTGTPAFFVHPGEAAHGDLGMVTPQDIVIAISNSGESNEILALIPVLKRLHVPLLCMTGRPESTMAKAADIHLCVTVPQEACPLGLAPTTSTTATLVMGDAMAVALLQARGFTKEDFALSHPGGALGRKLLLRVNDIMHTGDEIPHVSKEASLRDALLEITRKNLGMTVICDDQMNIDGIFTDGDLRRILDAGIDLHNARIVDVMTPGGIRVRPGILAVDALNLMQSRHITSVMVAEGDRLIGVLHMHDLLRAGVV; encoded by the coding sequence ATGTCCCATGTAGAATTACAGCCGGGTTTTGACTTTCAGCAGGCGGGTAAGGATGTCCTGAAAATTGAACGTGAAGGCCTGGCCCAGCTTGATCAGTACATCAATGACGATTTTTCGCGCGCCTGCGAAACCATATTCCACTGCCCCGGCAAAGTCGTGGTGATGGGGATGGGGAAATCCGGGCATATTGGCCGCAAAATGGCAGCCACCTTTGCCAGTACCGGCACCCCGGCGTTTTTTGTACACCCGGGTGAAGCGGCCCACGGGGATCTCGGTATGGTCACCCCTCAGGATATCGTGATTGCCATTTCCAACTCGGGCGAGTCGAACGAAATCCTGGCGCTGATCCCGGTACTCAAGCGCCTGCATGTGCCGCTGCTGTGTATGACTGGCCGCCCGGAGAGCACCATGGCGAAAGCCGCAGATATCCACCTGTGCGTGACCGTGCCTCAGGAGGCCTGCCCGCTGGGACTGGCCCCGACCACCAGCACCACCGCGACCCTGGTCATGGGGGATGCCATGGCCGTGGCCCTGCTCCAGGCCCGTGGTTTTACCAAAGAAGATTTTGCGCTGTCGCACCCCGGTGGTGCCCTGGGGCGCAAACTGCTGCTGCGGGTTAACGACATCATGCACACCGGTGATGAGATCCCCCACGTCAGCAAAGAGGCCTCCCTGCGCGATGCGCTGCTGGAGATCACCCGTAAAAACCTGGGCATGACCGTTATCTGTGATGACCAGATGAACATCGACGGCATCTTTACCGACGGGGACTTACGCCGGATACTGGACGCAGGCATTGATCTGCATAATGCCAGAATTGTGGATGTCATGACCCCGGGGGGCATTCGCGTGCGCCCGGGTATACTGGCGGTTGATGCGCTGAACCTCATGCAGTCGCGCCATATCACCTCCGTTATGGTGGCTGAAGGCGACCGGCTCATTGGTGTGCTCCATATGCACGATCTGCTGCGCGCAGGCGTGGTATAA
- a CDS encoding calcium/sodium antiporter codes for MLLASSLLIIGLFLVVYGADRLVFATSVLCRSMGLSPLLIGMTVVSAGTSLPEMMISTAAALQHQPNLSVGIALGSCTTNILLIAGLGALLHPFTVHSDILRREIPLMLVATLLCAPVIMNAELTRLNGIILLISAVIYLWFTVKIARLAQRHGSDSFTREQIAELPGELNRPVAFLWLGVALVIMPVATRMVVDNATVVASYLGMSELVTGLTIISVATSLPELATAIAGARKGEDDIAIGNIIGSNIFNIAVVLGIPALVSPGPIDPQAFSRDYLVMLAASVIFTTLCWRSRHHIGKRSGAFLLTGFVVWITALTGWPS; via the coding sequence ATGCTACTGGCGAGCAGCCTGCTAATTATCGGTTTATTCCTGGTAGTCTACGGGGCCGATCGCCTGGTATTCGCCACCTCGGTGCTGTGCCGCAGTATGGGGCTCTCTCCCCTGCTGATTGGTATGACTGTCGTCAGCGCCGGCACATCCCTGCCGGAGATGATGATATCCACCGCCGCCGCCCTGCAGCATCAGCCGAATTTAAGTGTGGGGATTGCATTAGGCTCCTGTACCACCAATATTTTACTGATCGCCGGATTAGGGGCGCTACTGCATCCTTTTACTGTGCATTCTGATATTCTGCGCCGCGAGATCCCGTTAATGTTGGTCGCCACACTATTATGCGCCCCGGTGATAATGAACGCAGAGCTGACCAGATTAAATGGCATCATTTTGCTAATCTCGGCTGTTATTTACCTGTGGTTCACCGTTAAAATTGCCCGCCTTGCCCAGCGGCACGGCAGCGACAGTTTTACCCGCGAGCAGATAGCCGAGCTGCCCGGGGAACTTAACCGTCCGGTAGCGTTTTTGTGGCTGGGGGTGGCGCTGGTTATTATGCCGGTGGCAACCCGCATGGTGGTGGATAACGCCACGGTCGTCGCCAGCTACCTGGGTATGAGCGAGCTGGTTACCGGGCTGACGATAATATCAGTGGCAACCAGTCTCCCGGAACTGGCGACCGCGATTGCCGGCGCACGTAAGGGCGAAGATGACATCGCAATAGGCAATATAATTGGTTCTAATATCTTCAATATTGCCGTGGTACTGGGGATCCCCGCACTGGTTTCCCCCGGCCCCATAGATCCGCAGGCATTCTCCCGGGACTATCTGGTGATGCTGGCGGCGAGTGTTATTTTCACCACCCTTTGCTGGCGTTCGCGCCATCATATTGGTAAACGTAGCGGCGCCTTTTTGCTGACTGGATTTGTCGTATGGATTACGGCCCTGACTGGGTGGCCCAGCTAA
- the mlaF gene encoding phospholipid ABC transporter ATP-binding protein MlaF translates to MNQAQTNLVEVRGVTFSRGNRRIFDNISLSVPRGKITAIMGPSGIGKTTLLKLIGGQIQPESGEILFAGENIPAMSRSRLYTVRKHMSMLFQSGALFTDLTVFENVAYPLREHTPLPEPLLRSTVMMKLEAVGLRGAANLMPSELSGGMARRAALARAIALEPDLIMFDEPFVGQDPITMGVLVKLISELNSSLGMTCIVVSHDVPEVLSIADCAWIIAEQKVVAHGSTDELEHNPDPRVRQFLDGIADGPVPFRYPARDYAADLLPGTGAN, encoded by the coding sequence ATGAACCAGGCGCAGACGAATCTGGTCGAGGTCCGGGGAGTCACTTTTTCTCGCGGCAACCGGCGTATTTTTGACAATATCTCGCTCTCTGTCCCGCGCGGGAAAATAACCGCTATTATGGGACCTTCCGGTATCGGTAAAACCACCTTGCTGAAGCTCATTGGCGGGCAAATTCAGCCGGAAAGCGGCGAAATTTTATTCGCCGGTGAAAATATTCCCGCCATGTCCCGCTCGCGGCTGTATACCGTGCGTAAACACATGAGCATGTTATTTCAGTCCGGCGCACTGTTTACCGATTTGACGGTGTTTGAAAACGTCGCCTACCCGCTGCGCGAGCATACACCGCTGCCGGAGCCGCTACTGCGCAGCACGGTAATGATGAAGCTCGAAGCGGTAGGGCTGCGCGGTGCGGCAAATCTGATGCCCTCGGAGCTGTCCGGCGGGATGGCGCGCCGTGCGGCGCTGGCCAGAGCCATTGCCCTTGAGCCTGACCTGATCATGTTCGACGAACCTTTTGTCGGCCAGGATCCGATAACCATGGGCGTATTGGTTAAACTTATCTCTGAACTGAACAGCTCCCTCGGGATGACCTGTATTGTGGTATCGCACGATGTTCCGGAAGTGCTGAGCATCGCGGATTGTGCATGGATCATTGCAGAGCAAAAAGTGGTGGCCCACGGCTCCACCGATGAGCTTGAGCATAATCCCGATCCCCGCGTGCGCCAGTTCCTTGACGGTATTGCGGATGGCCCGGTGCCATTTCGCTATCCGGCCAGAGACTATGCCGCTGATTTATTACCAGGAACGGGAGCGAATTGA
- the mlaE gene encoding lipid asymmetry maintenance ABC transporter permease subunit MlaE, translated as MLLNALASLGRRGVDTCAAFGRAGLMLFNALVGKPAFGKHFPQLVRQLYNVGVLSLLIIIVSGLFIGMVLGLQGYLVLTTYGAESSLGMMVALSLLRELGPVVSALLFAGRAGSALTAEIGLMKATEQLSSMEMMAVDPLRRVIAPRFWAGVISLPLLSLIFVAVGVWGGELVGVNWKGIDAGFFWSAMQSAVDWKMDVLNCVLKSLVFAITVTWIALFNGYDAVPTSAGISRATTRTVVHASLAVLGLDFVLTALMFGN; from the coding sequence ATGTTGCTTAATGCATTGGCGTCGCTGGGGCGTCGTGGGGTGGATACCTGCGCTGCTTTTGGCCGCGCCGGGTTGATGCTGTTTAACGCGCTGGTGGGTAAACCGGCGTTTGGCAAGCATTTCCCGCAGCTGGTGCGCCAGCTGTATAACGTTGGCGTTTTGTCGCTGCTGATTATTATTGTCTCCGGTTTGTTTATCGGTATGGTGCTGGGTTTGCAGGGGTATCTGGTGCTCACCACCTACGGGGCGGAATCCAGCCTCGGTATGATGGTGGCGCTGTCATTACTGCGTGAGCTGGGGCCGGTGGTCTCGGCTCTGCTGTTTGCCGGGCGCGCCGGCTCTGCGCTGACGGCCGAAATCGGCCTGATGAAAGCCACCGAGCAGCTCTCCAGTATGGAGATGATGGCCGTTGACCCGCTGCGCCGGGTCATTGCGCCGCGCTTCTGGGCCGGGGTTATCTCTTTGCCGCTGCTGTCGCTGATTTTTGTGGCGGTTGGCGTCTGGGGCGGTGAACTGGTCGGGGTGAACTGGAAGGGGATCGATGCCGGTTTCTTCTGGTCAGCCATGCAGTCTGCCGTGGACTGGAAAATGGACGTGCTGAACTGTGTCCTGAAGAGCCTGGTGTTCGCGATTACCGTCACCTGGATTGCCCTGTTTAATGGCTATGATGCCGTGCCAACGTCTGCCGGGATCAGCCGCGCAACAACACGCACTGTGGTTCACGCCTCTCTGGCCGTACTGGGCCTTGATTTTGTGCTCACAGCACTGATGTTTGGGAATTAA
- the mlaD gene encoding outer membrane lipid asymmetry maintenance protein MlaD, with amino-acid sequence MQTKKFEIWVGAFLLVALIAILFICLKVANVTSLRSEPTYRISAVFDNIGGLKVSSPVRIGGVVIGRVSDIALDAKTYLPRVTMEIDDRYHEIPDTSSLAIRTSGLLGEQYLALNVGFSDPDMGTSMLKDGSVVQDTKSAMVLEDLIGQFLYKSNDGTNKTNGDAPANSDGDTTGTTAPHAGATN; translated from the coding sequence ATGCAAACCAAAAAATTTGAAATCTGGGTTGGTGCGTTTTTACTGGTTGCGCTGATCGCTATTTTGTTTATTTGCCTGAAGGTGGCGAATGTCACCTCATTACGCAGTGAGCCCACATACCGTATTTCTGCCGTGTTCGACAATATTGGCGGCCTGAAGGTCAGCTCGCCGGTGCGTATCGGCGGGGTGGTGATTGGCCGGGTCAGCGATATTGCGCTGGACGCAAAAACCTACCTGCCGCGTGTCACCATGGAGATAGATGATCGCTACCATGAGATCCCGGACACCAGTTCGCTGGCTATCCGCACTTCTGGCCTGCTGGGCGAGCAGTACCTGGCCCTGAATGTGGGGTTCAGCGATCCGGACATGGGCACCTCAATGCTCAAAGACGGCAGCGTTGTTCAGGATACCAAGTCCGCCATGGTGCTTGAGGATCTGATTGGTCAGTTCCTGTATAAGAGCAACGACGGCACAAATAAGACGAATGGTGATGCCCCCGCAAACAGTGACGGGGATACTACCGGAACAACCGCGCCGCACGCTGGCGCCACGAATTAA
- the mlaC gene encoding phospholipid-binding protein MlaC, with amino-acid sequence MLKRLFMIAVLAIAPLVSVQAADQTNPYKLMNEAAQKTFSRLKNEQPQIRSNPDYLRNIVDQELLPYVQVKYAGALVLGRYYQQATPAQREAYFAAFREYLKQAYGQALAMYHGQTYQIAPEQPLGNADIIPIRVTIIDPNGRPPVRLDFQWRKNSQTGHWQAYDMIAEGISMITTKQNEWSDLLRTKGVDGLTAQLKSIARQPITLEEKK; translated from the coding sequence ATGTTAAAACGCCTGTTTATGATTGCCGTACTGGCCATCGCTCCGCTGGTTAGTGTCCAGGCGGCAGATCAGACCAACCCGTACAAACTGATGAATGAAGCGGCACAGAAGACATTCAGCCGCCTGAAGAACGAGCAGCCGCAGATCCGCAGCAACCCGGACTACCTGCGCAATATCGTTGATCAGGAGCTTTTGCCTTATGTGCAGGTAAAATACGCCGGTGCGCTGGTGCTGGGCCGTTACTACCAGCAGGCGACCCCGGCACAGCGTGAAGCCTACTTCGCGGCGTTTCGTGAATACCTGAAACAGGCCTACGGCCAGGCACTGGCGATGTATCACGGCCAGACCTACCAGATCGCGCCAGAACAGCCGCTGGGCAACGCAGATATTATTCCTATCCGGGTCACCATTATCGATCCTAACGGCCGCCCGCCGGTACGCCTGGACTTCCAGTGGCGTAAAAACAGCCAGACAGGTCACTGGCAGGCATACGATATGATTGCTGAAGGGATCAGTATGATCACCACCAAACAGAACGAGTGGAGCGATCTGCTGCGTACCAAGGGTGTTGACGGCCTGACCGCACAGCTGAAATCTATCGCCCGCCAACCCATCACTCTGGAAGAGAAAAAATAA
- the mlaB gene encoding lipid asymmetry maintenance protein MlaB, translating to MSQALQWSLQENQLVLSGELGSDTLLPLWNARAEIAPGMRGINLQAVTRVDTGGIALLLHLMALSRDHGNSPVITGGDANLHTLVTLYNLPPELIPFDVA from the coding sequence ATGTCTCAGGCGTTGCAGTGGTCACTGCAGGAGAACCAGCTGGTGCTGAGCGGCGAACTGGGCAGCGATACACTGCTGCCCTTGTGGAACGCGCGGGCAGAGATAGCGCCCGGGATGCGCGGTATTAACCTGCAGGCGGTAACCCGTGTGGATACCGGCGGAATTGCGCTGTTGCTTCATCTGATGGCGCTGTCCCGCGATCACGGCAACTCGCCGGTGATAACTGGCGGTGATGCGAACCTGCACACGCTGGTGACGCTGTATAATTTACCGCCAGAGCTTATCCCCTTCGATGTAGCCTGA
- the ibaG gene encoding BolA family iron metabolism protein IbaG encodes MENHEIQTVLMAALPLEEVLVSGDGSHFQVIAVGEMFADMSRVKKQQAIYAPLMEYIADNRIHALSIKAYTPQEWARDRKLNGF; translated from the coding sequence ATGGAAAATCATGAAATTCAGACTGTGCTGATGGCAGCACTGCCTCTTGAAGAAGTTCTCGTCTCCGGTGACGGTAGCCATTTTCAGGTTATCGCGGTCGGTGAGATGTTCGCCGACATGAGTCGTGTAAAAAAACAGCAGGCGATTTACGCGCCGCTGATGGAGTACATTGCGGATAATCGTATCCATGCCCTGTCCATCAAGGCATATACCCCACAGGAGTGGGCCCGCGACCGCAAACTAAACGGTTTTTGA
- the murA gene encoding UDP-N-acetylglucosamine 1-carboxyvinyltransferase produces MDKFRVQGPTRLSGEVTISGAKNAALPILFAALLAEEPVEIQNVPKLKDIDTTMKLLSQLGTKVERNGSVWIDASDVNVYCAPYELVKTMRASIWALGPLVARFGQGQVSLPGGCAIGARPVDLHISGLAQLGADIKLEEGYVKASVDGRLKGAHIVMDKVSVGATVTIMTAATLAEGTTVIENAAREPEIVDTACFLNAMGAKISGMGSDRITIEGVKRLGGGKYRVLPDRIETGTFLIAAAISGGKIVCRNARPDTLDAVLAKLREAGADIETGDDWISLDMHGKRPKAVNVRTAPHPAFPTDMQAQFTLLNMVAEGTGVITETIFENRFMHVPELIRMGARAELEGNTAICHGVETLSAAQVMATDLRASASLVLAGCIAEGTTIVDRIYHIDRGYERIEDKLNALGANITRVKGEE; encoded by the coding sequence ATGGATAAATTTCGTGTGCAGGGTCCGACCCGGTTAAGTGGTGAAGTAACAATCTCCGGGGCGAAAAACGCCGCACTGCCCATCCTTTTCGCTGCCTTGCTGGCAGAGGAACCCGTTGAGATCCAGAACGTCCCGAAACTGAAAGATATCGACACCACCATGAAGTTGCTCAGCCAGCTGGGCACTAAAGTGGAGCGTAACGGCTCAGTCTGGATCGATGCCAGTGACGTGAATGTCTACTGCGCCCCTTACGAGCTGGTGAAAACCATGCGTGCCTCTATCTGGGCCCTGGGGCCGCTGGTGGCGCGTTTTGGTCAGGGTCAGGTATCCCTGCCTGGCGGCTGCGCCATTGGTGCCCGTCCGGTGGATCTTCATATCAGTGGTCTGGCCCAGCTGGGTGCGGACATTAAGCTGGAAGAAGGCTATGTGAAAGCCTCTGTAGACGGTCGCCTGAAAGGCGCCCATATCGTGATGGATAAAGTCAGCGTGGGCGCGACGGTCACCATCATGACGGCGGCTACCCTGGCAGAAGGGACTACGGTCATTGAAAACGCCGCCCGCGAGCCGGAAATTGTCGATACCGCCTGCTTCCTGAACGCCATGGGGGCAAAAATCAGCGGTATGGGATCTGACCGCATCACCATCGAAGGGGTTAAGCGCCTGGGCGGCGGTAAATACCGTGTGCTGCCGGATCGTATCGAAACCGGGACCTTCCTGATCGCTGCGGCTATCTCCGGTGGCAAAATTGTCTGCCGTAATGCCCGGCCGGACACCCTGGATGCGGTACTGGCTAAACTGCGCGAAGCAGGGGCCGATATCGAAACCGGTGATGACTGGATCTCGCTGGATATGCACGGCAAACGCCCGAAAGCGGTCAACGTGCGCACCGCGCCGCACCCGGCCTTCCCGACGGACATGCAGGCACAGTTCACGCTGCTGAACATGGTTGCCGAAGGCACCGGCGTGATAACCGAAACCATCTTCGAAAACCGCTTTATGCACGTGCCGGAGCTGATTCGTATGGGGGCCCGCGCCGAACTGGAAGGTAACACGGCTATCTGCCACGGGGTGGAGACGCTCTCCGCAGCCCAGGTGATGGCGACGGATCTGCGCGCTTCCGCAAGCCTGGTACTGGCGGGATGTATCGCTGAAGGCACGACCATTGTGGATCGTATCTACCACATTGATCGTGGCTACGAGCGCATTGAGGACAAGCTCAATGCACTGGGGGCGAACATCACCCGGGTGAAAGGCGAAGAGTAA
- the sfsB gene encoding DNA-binding transcriptional regulator SfsB has translation MESKFTDWHPADIIAALRKRGTSLAAESRRAGLSSSTLANALTRPWPKGEMLIAKAIGIGPEEIWPSRYHNPFTHEYIDRTRFMRDKSPR, from the coding sequence ATGGAATCAAAATTTACAGACTGGCATCCTGCGGATATTATCGCGGCGCTACGCAAGCGCGGCACGTCACTGGCAGCGGAGTCCCGCCGGGCGGGGTTAAGCTCATCAACCCTGGCAAATGCCCTGACGCGCCCCTGGCCAAAGGGAGAGATGCTGATAGCAAAAGCTATCGGTATCGGGCCGGAGGAGATCTGGCCATCCCGCTACCACAACCCCTTCACCCATGAATATATCGACCGTACGCGCTTTATGCGCGACAAATCCCCCCGCTAG